One genomic segment of Oncorhynchus kisutch isolate 150728-3 linkage group LG15, Okis_V2, whole genome shotgun sequence includes these proteins:
- the LOC109905272 gene encoding leucine-rich repeat and immunoglobulin-like domain-containing nogo receptor-interacting protein 2, which translates to MVDCMSKVMLHTALSCWQPFLGLALVAVFVGSALGCPARCDCSAQSKSVLCHRKRLPSIPDGIPIETRILDLSKNKLQAVNPDDFAPYPGLEDLDLSGNIISYVEPGAFNPLYSMHSLSLKSNRIKLIPMGVFTGLSNLTRLDVSDNNIVILLDYMFQDLNNLKFLEVGDNDLVYISHRAFSGLLSLETLTLERCNLTVVPTEALSHLHNLVRLHMRYLSISTLHAYSFKKLFRLRHLEIDSWTSLDSVPANTLHGLNLTTLFITNTNLSTFPYQAIKHLHYLTLLNLSFNRIRHIEGRMLSELVHLRELHLVGAQLSTVEMYAFQGLRWLKVFNVSHNRLETLEKGVFQAPEALEVLLIDDNPLVCDCRLMWILQRRQSIYFGDSQPECSTPEGIRGRPFREFKETLLSYYVTCTKPKIRENKTQTIAVDEGQPVRLYCSVEGTPRPVVSWLSPRRRLLTNKSHGRVMVHNNGTLEIKAAEVQDGGVYLCMATNTAGNDSLMTSLAVKSLGSLYANRTQYYTDPSNATTNGTVNVTYGLDLKTILVSTAMGCFTFLGVVLFCFLLLFVWSRGKGKHKNNIDIEYVPRSKSNGTSLDGGAEGEAGPRRFNMKMI; encoded by the coding sequence ATGGTCGACTGTATGAGTAAAGTCATGCTGCACACGGCCCTCTCATGCTGGCAACCGTTCCTGGGACTGGCTCTTGTGGCCGTCTTCGTGGGTTCCGCCTTGGGATGTCCCGCCCGCTGCGACTGCTCGGCCCAGAGCAAGTCGGTCCTGTGCCACCGCAAACGCCTACCTAGCATCCCAGACGGTATCCCCATCGAGACCAGGATCCTGGACCTGAGCAAGAACAAGCTGCAGGCCGTCAACCCGGATGACTTTGCCCCCTATCCTGGTCTAGAGGATTTGGACCTCAGTGGGAACATTATCAGCTATGTGGAGCCGGGGGCCTTCAACCCTCTGTACAGCATGCACTCCCTTAGTCTCAAAAGCAATCGTATTAAGCTCATTCCTATGGGTGTCTTCACAGGCCTGTCCAACCTCACCCGGTTGGATGTCAGCGACAACAATATTGTCATCCTGCTGGACTACATGTTCCAGGACTTGAACAATCTGAAGTTCCTGGAGGTGGGTGACAATGACCTAGTGTACATCTCCCACCGGGCGTTCAGTGGACTGCTGAGCCTAGAGACTCTAACCCTGGAGAGATGCAATCTGACAGTGGTGCCTACTGAGGCCCTGTCCCACCTGCACAACCTGGTAAGACTTCACATGCGATACCTCAGCATCAGCACCTTGCATGCCTACTCCTTCAAGAAGCTGTTCCGATTGCGCCACCTGGAGATTGACAGCTGGACCTCGCTGGACAGTGTGCCTGCCAACACGCTGCACGGCCTCAATTTGACCACGCTTTTCATCACCAACACCAACCTGTCCACCTTCCCATACCAGGCAATCAAGCACCTGCACTACCTGACGCTCCTCAACCTGTCCTTCAACCGCATCAGACACATCGAAGGCAGGATGCTGTCGGAGTTAGTGCACCTAAGGGAACTGCATCTGGTCGGGGCTCAGTTGTCGACCGTTGAAATGTACGCATTTCAGGGCCTCCGGTGGCTCAAGGTTTTCAACGTCTCCCACAACCGTTTGGAGACCCTGGAGAAGGGTGTCTTCCAAGCTCCTGAGGCTCTGGAGGTACTCTTGATCGATGACAACCCCCTGGTTTGCGACTGCCGCCTCATGTGGATCCTGCAGAGGAGGCAGTCCATCTACTTTGGTGACTCGCAGCCGGAGTGCAGTACCCCCGAGGGCATCCGCGGCAGGCCTTTCAGGGAGTTCAAGGAGACCCTGCTCTCCTACTATGTGACGTGCACCAAGCCCAAAATACGGGAGAACAAGACGCAAACAATTGCCGTAGACGAAGGTCAGCCAGTGAGACTGTACTGCAGTGTTGAGGGGACCCCCAGGCCGGTGGTGTCGTGGCTGTCCCCACGCCGGCGCCTCCTCACCAACAAGAGCCACGGTAGAGTCATGGTCCACAACAATGGGACGCTGGAGATCAAGGCGGCCGAGGTGCAGGACGGCGGGGTGTACCTTTGCATGGCAACCAACACTGCGGGTAACGACTCATTAATGACCTCCCTAGCAGTGAAAAGCCTGGGGTCGCTCTACGCAAACAGGACCCAGTACTACACAGATCCCAGCAATGCCACTACCAATGGGACTGTCAACGTGACCTACGGCTTGGACCTAAAGACTATCTTAGTGTCGACAGCAATGGGTTGTTTCACATTCCTGGGGGTGGTTTTGTTCTGCTTCCTCCTCCTGTTCGTTTGGAGTCGGGGCAAAGGGAAGCATAAAAACAACATAGATATTGAATACGTACCTCGGTCCAAGTCTAATGGCACCTCTTTAGATGGTGGAGCAGAGGGGGAAGCTGGACCCCGTCGCTTTAACATGAAAATGATCTAA